From a single Aminobacterium mobile DSM 12262 genomic region:
- a CDS encoding mechanosensitive ion channel family protein, producing the protein MGQIKAAFPFAHQIMVIIGIIITWFIVNKVALLAISRGFSLVYRSVEKNGKNGNRPVALQRIETLRGITLNIVKWVIGAIFVLSIIGSLGFNITPILTGVGLAGLGVSMAAQNIIRDFINGIFVVIEDHYGVGDWIQTNMGSGTVEKLTLRTTHLRDVDGNLIIMPNGSIDGVTNYTKNWSRAAIKIRIPFDADTRKAMAIMEKVAFDLKAENPTLFIGEPSVQGILDFLDSSTLLRTLFDTTPGDQWAMSREYRLRVKEAFDNAGIPLAIPQTGVRLQTSGSTPSFTKREIPPRQ; encoded by the coding sequence ATGGGACAGATTAAGGCAGCATTCCCTTTTGCCCATCAAATAATGGTAATTATAGGTATTATTATAACGTGGTTTATTGTAAACAAAGTTGCTTTATTGGCTATTTCCAGGGGTTTTTCTTTAGTGTACAGATCAGTTGAGAAGAACGGGAAAAATGGTAATCGGCCGGTAGCTCTTCAGAGAATTGAAACATTAAGGGGAATTACGCTCAATATAGTGAAATGGGTGATAGGCGCTATTTTTGTTCTAAGCATAATAGGTAGTTTAGGGTTTAATATCACCCCGATTTTAACAGGTGTCGGGCTAGCGGGCCTGGGAGTTTCTATGGCTGCCCAAAATATTATTCGTGACTTTATAAATGGAATCTTTGTGGTAATAGAAGACCATTATGGGGTTGGAGATTGGATCCAAACAAATATGGGTAGTGGAACGGTTGAGAAACTAACCCTTCGCACCACCCATTTGAGAGATGTAGATGGGAATCTTATTATTATGCCAAACGGGAGCATTGATGGAGTTACAAATTACACAAAAAATTGGTCCCGAGCAGCTATTAAAATCAGAATTCCCTTTGATGCAGATACGCGAAAAGCCATGGCTATTATGGAAAAGGTAGCATTTGATTTAAAAGCAGAAAATCCGACGCTTTTTATTGGCGAACCTTCAGTTCAAGGGATCTTAGATTTTCTTGACAGCTCTACTCTTTTGAGAACGCTTTTTGATACCACTCCAGGCGACCAATGGGCTATGTCAAGAGAGTACCGTCTTAGAGTAAAGGAAGCCTTCGATAACGCTGGTATCCCTTTGGCAATTCCGCAAACTGGTGTGAGGCTTCAAACTTCAGGAAGCACACCTTCCTTTACGAAACGGGAGATCCCTCCCCGCCAGTAG